The following proteins are encoded in a genomic region of Flammeovirga pectinis:
- a CDS encoding SusC/RagA family TonB-linked outer membrane protein, producing the protein MNKLFLMLTSMLILSAGYLHAQERTITGNIIDASDKSPLPGVNVVIKGTTTGAVTDFDGNFTILVTPGQDVLTFSFIGYKTTDMNIANSDNIKVKLETDAEELEEVVVTALGIKREERSLGYAVSEVKSEDLGENSSANLMNSLNGKVAGVQITPVSGPASSSNVVIRGNAVLAGSNQPLYVVDGVPMSNSNFDNASDADNGGIDTGDGLSSINPDDIEGMSVLKGPAATALYGTRAINGVILITTKSGADRKGLGIDFSTGVNFDVVGITPTMQNQYAHGTMGAFPTDPTSTDGNRMWGPKITPGMRTDAYYDGVERTVQHYDIYDQFYRNGVTFNNSVSLTGGNETSNVRFSYSNMSNTGNVENSTFDRHTFNVRGSTKLMNEKLTLDSRVTYTHTEASNRMSMGSSIYNYQRALMGIPNTISMDWMKNYKDANGRPIGYNDKNENPYWTMNEVSNKDRQDRMLGMLSLNYEFNENLNLIVRGGTDVTSFRQNTLDPLYTPYYEEGRAYERTNLQTENNMDFLLQYSKKFGNFDINTTVGGSYMYQLHDMTDAGSSRFTSQDQQHPAAGSDRFLSLSRYERAISSVYATASVGYKGFLFLDVSGRNDWSSTLPMGNNSYFYPSISGSWVFSDMDWDTPEWLSFGKLRASWAQVGSDTDPYSLYLQYNVDGNQGGYPGMGWNMGGVEGSTIPNYNLQPSMSSSYEFGLDLRLFDNKIGFDIAYYKQSATNQILGVDVSHGSGYSQALINAGEIQNQGVEMMINFSPVQTDNFRWDMMVTAAYNQNEVVSLTDGVESYLLMPTSGSVSVQAIPGESYGVIMGKTYERDGAGNVVVDENGLPLVSDDVSEIGNSIQPWMGGWRNTFSYKNVSLSVLIDGKFGGDIYSQTNASMYNNGKHEETLVGRDDYYNGGSWNPGNLVTTDGSPYTGSVDPEQYYRRVSQIDEQFVYDASFIKLREVSISYRLPAKTLDRTPFRNLSVTAYGNNLGYLWKSADNIDPEASFTSGNGQGIEMFNMPLPRTFGFKLNANF; encoded by the coding sequence ATGAATAAACTTTTCTTGATGTTGACAAGTATGTTAATACTTTCAGCAGGGTATCTACACGCCCAAGAAAGAACAATTACGGGTAACATTATTGATGCATCCGATAAGTCGCCATTGCCAGGTGTAAATGTTGTTATTAAAGGAACAACAACTGGAGCAGTAACCGACTTTGACGGTAATTTTACAATTTTAGTTACTCCAGGCCAAGATGTTCTTACCTTTTCATTCATCGGTTATAAAACCACTGATATGAACATTGCGAATAGCGATAACATAAAAGTAAAATTAGAAACAGATGCTGAAGAACTTGAAGAAGTTGTTGTAACAGCATTAGGTATTAAAAGAGAAGAAAGATCTTTGGGGTATGCAGTTTCTGAGGTAAAATCAGAAGATTTAGGAGAAAACTCTTCTGCAAACTTAATGAACTCATTAAATGGTAAAGTTGCAGGTGTGCAGATTACGCCCGTTTCTGGTCCTGCTTCATCTTCTAACGTAGTAATACGTGGTAATGCAGTATTAGCAGGTAGTAATCAACCGTTATATGTTGTTGACGGTGTACCAATGAGTAACTCAAATTTTGATAATGCATCTGATGCAGACAATGGTGGTATTGATACGGGTGATGGTCTTTCATCAATTAACCCAGACGATATCGAAGGAATGTCGGTACTTAAAGGACCTGCAGCAACAGCTTTATATGGTACGCGTGCAATAAATGGTGTAATTTTAATTACAACAAAATCAGGAGCAGATAGAAAAGGATTAGGTATAGATTTTTCTACAGGTGTAAATTTTGATGTTGTGGGTATTACACCAACAATGCAAAATCAATATGCACACGGTACAATGGGAGCGTTTCCTACAGACCCAACTTCTACGGATGGTAACAGAATGTGGGGTCCTAAAATTACTCCAGGCATGAGAACTGATGCATATTATGATGGTGTAGAAAGAACAGTGCAACATTATGATATCTATGATCAATTCTACCGTAATGGGGTAACATTTAATAATAGTGTGTCTTTAACGGGTGGAAATGAAACATCTAATGTGAGATTCTCTTACTCAAACATGTCGAATACAGGTAATGTAGAAAATTCAACTTTTGATAGACATACATTTAACGTTAGAGGTAGCACTAAGCTAATGAACGAGAAATTAACATTAGACTCAAGAGTTACTTATACACATACAGAAGCAAGTAACAGAATGTCTATGGGTAGTTCTATCTATAATTACCAACGTGCATTAATGGGTATTCCGAATACAATTAGCATGGATTGGATGAAAAATTATAAAGATGCTAATGGTAGACCAATAGGGTATAACGATAAAAACGAAAACCCTTATTGGACGATGAACGAGGTGTCTAATAAAGATAGACAAGATAGAATGTTAGGTATGTTGAGCTTAAATTATGAGTTTAACGAGAACTTAAACCTTATTGTAAGAGGTGGTACAGATGTAACATCTTTTAGACAGAATACATTAGACCCGTTATATACTCCTTATTATGAAGAGGGTCGTGCGTATGAACGTACAAACTTACAAACAGAAAACAACATGGATTTCTTATTACAATACAGTAAGAAATTCGGAAATTTTGATATCAATACAACAGTTGGTGGATCGTACATGTATCAATTGCATGATATGACAGATGCAGGTTCTTCTAGATTTACATCTCAAGATCAGCAACATCCAGCGGCAGGTTCTGACCGTTTCTTATCATTAAGTAGATACGAAAGAGCAATTAGTTCTGTTTATGCAACGGCATCTGTTGGTTATAAAGGGTTCTTATTCTTAGATGTATCTGGTCGTAATGACTGGTCGTCAACATTGCCAATGGGTAATAATTCTTATTTCTACCCATCTATTAGTGGTTCTTGGGTATTCTCTGATATGGATTGGGATACACCAGAATGGTTATCATTTGGTAAGTTAAGAGCATCTTGGGCACAAGTGGGGTCGGATACAGATCCTTACAGCCTTTATTTACAATACAATGTTGATGGTAACCAAGGTGGATATCCTGGTATGGGATGGAACATGGGTGGAGTTGAAGGTTCTACAATTCCTAACTACAACTTACAACCATCTATGTCTAGTTCTTACGAATTTGGTCTTGACTTAAGATTATTTGATAATAAAATTGGTTTTGACATTGCTTACTACAAACAAAGTGCAACAAATCAGATACTTGGTGTAGATGTTTCTCATGGTTCTGGGTATAGCCAAGCTTTAATTAATGCTGGTGAAATTCAAAACCAAGGTGTAGAGATGATGATTAATTTCTCTCCTGTACAAACAGATAATTTCCGTTGGGATATGATGGTAACTGCCGCTTACAACCAAAACGAAGTTGTTTCTTTAACAGATGGTGTTGAATCTTACTTATTAATGCCAACTTCTGGTTCAGTATCTGTACAAGCTATTCCTGGAGAATCTTACGGTGTAATTATGGGTAAGACGTATGAAAGAGATGGTGCTGGAAATGTTGTTGTAGATGAGAATGGTTTGCCATTAGTATCAGATGATGTGAGTGAAATAGGTAATTCTATTCAACCTTGGATGGGTGGATGGAGAAACACATTCTCTTACAAAAATGTCTCTTTATCAGTATTAATTGATGGTAAATTTGGAGGTGATATCTACTCTCAAACAAACGCATCGATGTACAATAATGGTAAGCACGAAGAAACACTTGTGGGTAGAGATGATTACTACAATGGAGGTAGCTGGAATCCAGGGAATTTAGTAACAACAGATGGAAGTCCTTATACAGGTTCTGTAGATCCTGAACAATATTATAGAAGAGTATCTCAGATAGATGAGCAATTTGTTTACGATGCATCATTTATTAAGCTAAGAGAGGTGTCTATTTCTTATAGATTACCAGCAAAAACGTTAGATAGAACGCCATTTAGAAACTTATCGGTAACGGCTTATGGTAACAACTTAGGTTACCTATGGAAAAGTGCAGATAATATCGATCCTGAAGCATCATTTACAAGTGGTAATGGGCAAGGTATTGAAATGTTTAACATGCCTTTACCGAGAACATTTGGTTTCAAATTAAACGCTAACTTCTAA
- a CDS encoding SusD/RagB family nutrient-binding outer membrane lipoprotein, whose translation MKKLLKYTALAGSILLASACTKGFEEMNDNDYTSGDMDPKYQFTFIQAKLFSSGHEGYRGNLIMAGPMSGISMNPQYTTGAGFNRSDAFTEATFSLIYNDIAKNIDDIQVRVSKDMELNGEENGAKLGQIAITKVVNYLRATMMYGDIPYSQAGKGYSQGILYPEYDNQEFVFEQMVSELKVARDQINDGSTYNEDFYYNGDASSWARLANSLLMKIGIFMSSADPNKGKEIFNEAYTNSAGYISSLAESAVLGHNESGGPWGQTVNGSGAANEGRVGGVSYHFFSDMSLESMQKRKDPRLFWVASHIDNSGSSTAAFTDVSAYTNYNPFAYDDSNGSEFKRIHYRGAKSGDRPDGNRGVYQKGDQVMYSAFTIQSRDDDGNYINNMGYSFQDGGQYAQLVAVNPNTILNATSPSMIMGSDEVHFMIAEAAERGWIGASSVDHFRMGIEQAIKKYPQFYAGQDYVTAFVDLYKEQTEPGYLWDVAVEEYITQEVNAYSSSANKLEDVIYQHWLSQIGNGYNAFAIWNRTHLPSIVPVNMNGENKDVTLPVYDKDPITDETATPSGTVSVELHTGGITNGIRPSRFPYPNREFTVNPTNVGKAVSSQEGGNPSSDFISAYQWMSFR comes from the coding sequence ATGAAAAAATTATTAAAATATACAGCATTAGCAGGATCGATCTTATTGGCTTCGGCTTGTACGAAAGGTTTTGAAGAGATGAACGATAACGATTATACGAGTGGAGACATGGATCCAAAGTATCAGTTTACGTTTATACAAGCAAAATTATTTTCTAGCGGACACGAAGGGTACAGAGGTAACTTGATTATGGCTGGTCCTATGTCTGGAATTTCTATGAACCCACAATACACAACAGGTGCAGGTTTTAATAGAAGTGATGCCTTTACAGAAGCTACTTTTAGCTTGATATACAATGATATTGCTAAAAATATCGATGATATTCAAGTAAGAGTAAGTAAAGATATGGAACTGAATGGAGAGGAAAATGGTGCTAAATTAGGTCAGATTGCTATAACAAAAGTAGTGAACTATCTAAGAGCAACCATGATGTACGGAGACATTCCTTATTCTCAGGCAGGTAAAGGGTACTCTCAAGGAATTCTTTACCCAGAATATGATAACCAAGAGTTTGTTTTTGAACAAATGGTGTCGGAGTTAAAAGTGGCTAGAGATCAGATAAATGATGGGTCTACGTATAACGAAGATTTTTACTATAATGGTGATGCTTCAAGTTGGGCAAGGTTAGCGAACTCGTTGCTTATGAAAATCGGTATTTTTATGTCGAGTGCTGACCCAAATAAAGGTAAGGAAATTTTTAACGAAGCGTATACAAATTCAGCAGGTTACATTAGTTCTTTAGCAGAATCTGCTGTTTTAGGACATAATGAATCTGGTGGTCCTTGGGGACAAACAGTCAATGGATCTGGAGCTGCCAACGAAGGTAGAGTAGGTGGTGTTTCTTACCATTTCTTCTCGGATATGTCGTTAGAATCTATGCAGAAAAGAAAAGATCCACGTTTATTTTGGGTGGCTTCTCATATAGATAATTCGGGTTCTTCTACAGCTGCATTTACAGATGTATCTGCTTACACAAATTATAACCCGTTTGCTTACGATGATTCTAATGGAAGTGAGTTCAAAAGAATTCATTACAGAGGTGCAAAATCTGGCGATAGACCTGATGGTAATAGAGGAGTATATCAAAAAGGTGATCAAGTAATGTATTCTGCGTTTACTATTCAGTCTAGAGATGATGATGGTAATTACATTAATAATATGGGCTATTCTTTCCAAGATGGAGGACAATATGCTCAATTAGTAGCAGTAAACCCTAATACAATTTTAAACGCAACGTCGCCATCTATGATTATGGGTTCTGATGAAGTGCATTTTATGATTGCCGAAGCAGCAGAAAGAGGTTGGATTGGTGCAAGTTCTGTAGATCACTTTAGAATGGGTATAGAACAAGCCATTAAAAAGTACCCTCAATTTTATGCTGGTCAAGATTATGTAACTGCTTTTGTAGATTTATACAAAGAACAAACTGAGCCAGGTTATTTATGGGATGTGGCAGTAGAAGAATATATCACACAAGAAGTGAATGCATATTCTAGCTCTGCAAATAAATTAGAGGATGTAATTTACCAACATTGGTTATCACAAATTGGAAATGGTTACAATGCTTTTGCAATTTGGAATAGAACGCATCTTCCTTCAATTGTTCCTGTAAATATGAACGGAGAGAATAAAGATGTAACGTTACCTGTTTATGATAAAGACCCAATAACAGACGAAACGGCAACGCCATCAGGTACGGTATCTGTAGAACTTCATACAGGTGGTATTACAAATGGAATTAGACCTTCTCGTTTTCCTTATCCAAACAGAGAATTTACAGTAAATCCAACAAATGTTGGTAAAGCAGTATCTAGTCAGGAGGGTGGAAATCCTTCTTCAGACTTTATCTCTGCTTACCAATGGATGAGCTTTAGATAA
- a CDS encoding dihydrofolate reductase family protein → MRKIICYIATSIDGKIADSKGGIEWLDDFTNPEKERYGYQEFFDSIDTTIMGNSTYQKIQSLDVEFPYTGKRNFVITKSSESDNDAYVTFLHEDIIEQIKVLKEEENEKDIWLVGGGKVNALLEDHRLIDELRLFIIPVVIGTGIPLFQPIGTKTTFDLISSKQYQSGIIELRYIRK, encoded by the coding sequence ATGAGAAAAATAATCTGTTACATTGCTACAAGTATAGACGGGAAAATAGCTGATTCTAAAGGAGGTATAGAATGGTTAGACGATTTCACAAACCCCGAAAAAGAACGTTATGGCTATCAAGAATTCTTTGATAGTATTGACACCACAATTATGGGCAATTCGACCTATCAGAAAATCCAAAGCCTAGATGTAGAATTTCCTTATACTGGTAAACGTAACTTTGTAATTACTAAATCTAGCGAAAGTGATAACGATGCATACGTCACTTTTTTACACGAAGACATTATTGAACAAATTAAAGTGCTAAAAGAAGAAGAGAACGAGAAAGACATTTGGCTTGTTGGCGGAGGGAAAGTGAATGCACTTTTAGAAGATCATAGACTTATTGATGAACTCCGTTTATTTATTATTCCTGTAGTGATTGGTACCGGTATACCTCTTTTCCAGCCAATTGGTACTAAAACAACTTTTGATTTAATTTCTAGTAAACAATATCAATCAGGTATTATAGAATTGAGATACATAAGAAAATAA
- a CDS encoding trimeric intracellular cation channel family protein: protein MEEIFYYIGIIGSFALAISGALVAMNKRLDPFGVLIVAFVTAVGGGTLRDILIEGRDIFWITDPNYIYFILGGAVFAMVFQDRLEILRVQLLLFDTIGLALFTVIGVQVGLSFDLNYTICIILGVITGAFGGVSRDILVNEIPVIFQKEIYATVSIIGGGFYILLVHFECKDGIYQLLPIALIIVLRLIVVYKEITLPSIYKEDE from the coding sequence ATGGAAGAAATATTTTACTATATAGGTATTATTGGATCTTTTGCCTTGGCAATTTCTGGGGCGCTAGTTGCTATGAATAAGCGACTTGATCCATTTGGTGTTCTCATAGTAGCCTTTGTAACTGCTGTGGGAGGAGGAACGTTAAGGGATATCCTTATCGAAGGGAGAGATATATTTTGGATTACGGACCCCAATTATATCTATTTTATTCTTGGAGGGGCAGTTTTTGCCATGGTATTCCAAGATCGATTAGAGATTTTACGCGTTCAACTTTTATTGTTTGATACCATAGGTCTGGCCTTATTTACCGTTATAGGGGTTCAGGTTGGTTTATCGTTTGATTTAAATTATACAATCTGTATTATTTTAGGAGTTATTACTGGAGCTTTTGGCGGTGTATCAAGAGATATTTTAGTTAACGAAATACCTGTAATTTTCCAGAAAGAAATTTACGCTACAGTGAGTATTATTGGTGGTGGTTTCTACATTCTTCTTGTACATTTTGAATGTAAAGACGGTATCTATCAATTGCTTCCTATTGCTTTAATTATAGTACTAAGATTAATTGTAGTTTATAAAGAAATAACACTACCTTCTATTTATAAAGAAGACGAATAA
- the dnaE gene encoding DNA polymerase III subunit alpha, translating to MAYIIYDTETTGLPKNFNAPITDLENWPRVVQLAWQLHDDHGKLIKAQNLIVKPDGYTIPFNATKVHGITTDHAIEHGHDLKGVLEEFRIDLAKADRQIGHNLQFDINVTGAEFLRCDLESEIMSVEVIDTMISSTEFCALPGGRGGKFKSPSLTELHNKLFGVPFADAHDAAYDVDATARCFFGLIEHGVVVPIHDVPVEEVVYEAPDLDEANFASKTQATELGRGKVSREEGLARLKDVQFTHLHTHTQFSILRATCTIADLVAKSQEEGCEAVCLTDHGNMYTAYHFVRDVLKAELKPIIGLEFYIVKEHKKRKFTRDDPDRRASQVLIAKNKAGYHNLAKLSSQGFIDGAYTDRDGTYARIDKELLLEYKGDLIATTGGLQSPVNNLILNVGEEQAEQEFVWWLENFQDDFYIELCRHGLEEEDHVNEVLLRFAEKYGVKYFAANNVYYINEEGSDAHDILLCVKDGEKKSTPIGRGRGFRFGFPNSQFYFKSGQEMKELFYDLPEAIECTQEVVDKIEPYKLQRDVLLPAFDIPEEFVNPEDAIDGKKRGENAFLKHLTYVGAEKRYGTITEDIKERLDFELATIENTGYPGYFLIVQDFTTEARNMGVSVGPGRGSAAGSAVAYAIGITNVDPIKYDLLFERFLNPDRVSLPDIDIDFDDEGRQKIINWVVDKYGFNQVSHIITYGTMAAKSSIKDTARVMDLPLSDSDRLAKLVPDMKLKKLFGMSDQQLEDKLNSEQMEMANQLKAVAEEHSLEGQVLNTARVLEGSIRNTGIHACGIIITPDDITKFIPVTTAKDADLLVTQFDNSVVENAGMLKMDFLGLRTLSIIKDAIKLIKLRHGIQIDPDDIPLDDRKTYELYQRGETNGTFQFESAGMQKHLRALKPDVFGDLIAMNALYRPGPLEYIPNFIARKHGDEEIVYDIPKMDEYLAETYGITVYQEQVMLLSQSLAGFTKGEADMLRKAMGKKIFALLEQLKPKFIEGGTGNGHDQKALEKVWTDWEAFAAYAFNKSHSTCYSVVAFHTGYLKANYPAEYMASVLTHNMSDIKKVTFFMEECSRMGIPVLGPDVNESEYKFSVNSEGAIRFGLGAVKGIGSGPINAIIEGREEKPYESIFDFVERVNLKAVNRKVMESLAYAGSFDNYEFHRAQYFHIPEGEKYSGIDLILRYGNRVQADKLSAQASLFGSSTGGSVPPPKLPELEQWSKLVELRFEKEVVGFFISGHPLDMYRMELDNFCIPVKNIDLHKQQEIKVGGMITEAKILESKNGNKFGILTLEDYEQTTQMAMFGENFNLNKHFLNEGDFVCILGQVKENYRTPGLWELSPKKIMPLSSVKDQFCKGIDLSIDVVALTDDTIMELVSIVSEHQGTREMSLEVISREDNMVVNLFSRSYKVDPSTELLNELDQLEGIEYRVF from the coding sequence ATGGCATATATCATATACGATACGGAAACCACAGGTTTACCGAAGAACTTTAATGCACCAATAACAGATCTAGAAAACTGGCCAAGAGTGGTTCAACTCGCATGGCAGTTACACGATGATCATGGTAAATTAATTAAGGCGCAAAACTTAATTGTGAAGCCTGATGGATATACCATACCATTTAATGCAACAAAAGTTCACGGTATTACTACAGATCATGCAATTGAACATGGCCACGATCTGAAAGGGGTATTAGAAGAGTTTCGTATTGACCTAGCCAAAGCAGATAGACAAATTGGTCATAACCTACAATTTGATATCAATGTAACGGGTGCAGAATTTTTACGTTGCGACCTAGAAAGTGAAATAATGAGTGTTGAGGTAATCGACACCATGATTTCTTCTACAGAATTTTGTGCATTGCCTGGTGGTAGAGGTGGTAAATTTAAATCACCATCACTAACAGAACTTCATAATAAATTATTTGGAGTTCCGTTTGCAGACGCCCATGATGCGGCGTATGATGTTGATGCTACAGCAAGATGTTTCTTTGGATTAATAGAGCATGGTGTTGTTGTTCCAATTCATGATGTTCCCGTAGAAGAAGTTGTTTACGAAGCTCCTGACTTAGACGAAGCCAATTTTGCGTCTAAAACGCAGGCAACAGAATTAGGCAGAGGTAAGGTGAGCAGGGAAGAAGGTTTAGCACGTTTAAAAGATGTGCAATTTACCCATTTACATACCCATACTCAGTTTTCTATTCTTAGAGCTACCTGTACTATTGCAGATTTGGTGGCTAAATCTCAAGAAGAAGGTTGCGAAGCAGTTTGTCTTACCGATCATGGTAATATGTATACTGCCTATCACTTTGTTCGCGATGTTTTAAAAGCAGAATTAAAACCGATTATTGGTTTAGAATTTTACATTGTAAAAGAGCATAAGAAAAGGAAATTTACAAGAGATGATCCAGACAGAAGAGCATCGCAGGTATTGATTGCTAAAAACAAGGCAGGATATCATAACCTTGCAAAATTATCTTCTCAAGGATTTATTGATGGCGCATATACAGACAGAGATGGTACATATGCTAGAATCGATAAAGAACTTCTTTTAGAGTATAAAGGAGATTTAATTGCAACGACTGGCGGATTACAAAGTCCTGTAAATAACCTTATCCTTAATGTGGGAGAGGAACAAGCAGAGCAAGAATTTGTTTGGTGGTTAGAGAATTTTCAAGATGATTTTTATATAGAACTTTGTAGACATGGCTTAGAAGAAGAAGACCATGTAAATGAAGTTTTATTACGTTTTGCAGAGAAATATGGTGTAAAGTATTTTGCAGCAAACAACGTTTATTATATAAATGAGGAAGGATCTGATGCACACGATATTTTATTATGTGTAAAAGATGGAGAGAAAAAATCGACCCCTATTGGTAGAGGAAGAGGTTTTCGCTTTGGTTTTCCTAATAGCCAGTTTTATTTTAAATCTGGCCAAGAAATGAAAGAGTTATTCTATGATTTACCCGAAGCTATAGAATGTACTCAAGAGGTTGTAGATAAAATTGAGCCTTATAAGTTACAACGCGATGTACTTCTACCAGCTTTCGATATTCCAGAAGAGTTTGTTAACCCTGAAGATGCGATTGATGGAAAGAAAAGAGGTGAAAATGCATTTTTAAAGCATTTAACATACGTTGGTGCAGAAAAAAGATACGGTACAATTACAGAAGATATAAAAGAACGTCTTGATTTTGAATTGGCAACAATTGAGAATACGGGGTATCCGGGTTACTTCTTAATTGTACAAGATTTTACTACGGAAGCAAGAAATATGGGTGTTTCTGTAGGTCCTGGTCGTGGTTCTGCTGCAGGTTCTGCTGTAGCTTATGCAATTGGTATTACCAATGTTGATCCTATTAAATATGATCTTCTATTTGAGAGATTCCTTAATCCAGACCGTGTATCTCTACCCGATATTGATATTGATTTTGATGATGAGGGTAGACAGAAGATCATAAACTGGGTAGTTGATAAATACGGTTTTAATCAAGTATCTCATATTATTACTTATGGTACAATGGCGGCAAAATCGTCTATTAAAGATACCGCAAGGGTAATGGATTTACCTTTAAGTGATTCAGACCGTTTGGCAAAGCTTGTTCCAGACATGAAGCTGAAAAAGCTTTTTGGAATGAGTGATCAACAGTTAGAAGATAAATTGAATTCTGAACAAATGGAAATGGCCAATCAGTTAAAAGCTGTTGCCGAAGAACATAGTTTAGAAGGTCAAGTTTTAAATACAGCAAGGGTATTAGAAGGATCAATTAGAAATACAGGTATTCATGCCTGTGGTATTATTATCACACCAGATGATATTACAAAATTTATTCCTGTAACTACCGCCAAAGATGCAGACTTGCTTGTTACTCAGTTTGATAACTCAGTAGTAGAGAATGCAGGAATGCTAAAAATGGACTTCTTAGGATTGAGAACTTTATCGATCATTAAGGATGCTATTAAATTAATTAAATTAAGACATGGAATACAAATCGACCCAGATGATATTCCATTAGATGATAGAAAGACATACGAACTGTATCAACGTGGAGAGACCAACGGTACTTTCCAATTTGAATCAGCTGGTATGCAAAAGCACTTAAGAGCACTAAAACCCGATGTTTTTGGTGATTTGATCGCCATGAACGCCCTGTATAGACCAGGTCCTTTGGAATACATTCCTAACTTTATCGCCCGTAAACATGGTGATGAAGAGATTGTATATGATATTCCAAAAATGGATGAATACCTTGCAGAAACGTACGGTATTACGGTTTATCAAGAACAGGTAATGCTCTTGTCGCAATCTTTGGCAGGGTTTACCAAAGGTGAAGCGGATATGCTTCGTAAGGCAATGGGTAAGAAAATTTTCGCCTTACTAGAGCAACTGAAACCTAAGTTTATTGAAGGGGGAACAGGCAATGGTCACGACCAGAAAGCACTTGAAAAAGTATGGACTGACTGGGAAGCCTTTGCAGCCTATGCATTTAACAAGTCTCACTCGACATGTTATTCTGTAGTTGCCTTCCATACTGGGTATCTAAAAGCAAATTACCCAGCAGAATATATGGCATCTGTGCTTACGCATAATATGAGCGATATCAAGAAGGTAACGTTCTTTATGGAAGAGTGTAGTAGAATGGGTATTCCTGTTTTAGGACCAGATGTAAACGAATCGGAGTACAAATTCTCTGTCAACTCAGAAGGAGCCATTCGCTTTGGATTAGGAGCTGTAAAAGGAATTGGTTCAGGGCCAATTAATGCTATTATTGAAGGGCGCGAAGAAAAACCTTACGAATCTATTTTTGATTTTGTAGAGCGTGTAAATCTAAAAGCTGTTAACCGTAAGGTAATGGAAAGTTTAGCATATGCAGGTTCTTTTGATAATTATGAATTTCATAGAGCACAATACTTCCATATTCCTGAAGGAGAGAAATATTCTGGTATAGATCTTATTTTACGTTACGGAAACAGGGTGCAAGCGGATAAACTCTCTGCCCAAGCCTCTTTATTTGGTAGTTCAACTGGTGGTTCTGTGCCACCTCCAAAATTACCAGAATTAGAACAATGGTCTAAATTAGTAGAGCTTAGATTCGAGAAAGAAGTTGTAGGTTTCTTTATTTCAGGGCATCCTTTAGATATGTACAGAATGGAATTAGATAATTTCTGTATTCCTGTTAAAAATATTGATTTACACAAGCAGCAAGAAATCAAAGTCGGAGGTATGATTACCGAAGCAAAAATTCTTGAAAGTAAAAACGGTAATAAGTTTGGTATCCTTACTTTAGAAGATTACGAACAAACCACGCAAATGGCAATGTTTGGAGAAAACTTCAACCTTAACAAGCACTTCTTAAACGAAGGTGATTTTGTATGTATATTAGGTCAGGTAAAAGAAAATTATAGAACTCCGGGTCTTTGGGAATTAAGCCCCAAAAAGATAATGCCGTTATCTTCTGTAAAAGATCAATTCTGTAAAGGAATAGATTTATCTATAGATGTTGTGGCTTTAACAGACGATACTATTATGGAATTAGTTTCTATAGTTTCTGAACATCAGGGTACTAGAGAAATGTCTTTAGAAGTAATTTCTAGAGAAGATAATATGGTAGTTAATTTATTCTCAAGATCTTATAAAGTTGATCCTTCTACAGAGTTACTAAATGAGCTAGATCAGTTAGAAGGGATAGAATACAGAGTATTTTAA